The region GGAGATTTTCCTTCAGAGCCGCTGGAGCtggaaggagaaggaggtgacTGGTACTGAGAGGAGGTGGTGTGGCTGTCCCTGGCCCCTGTGCTGGAGCATGACCCTGGGTGGGAGAGGAAAGGCACAGGGCCTCCACACTGCAGCCCAAACGGCTTCCCGTACATCGGAAACCCCAGCATCTTCAGAGGAGGCTGGAAAGGTCTATAGGGGGCCTCTCCCTTTTTCCCGATGATGCGATTGCGGGAAGGGATGTTCTGGCGTCCTGGTGTAATATTCCTACTGCCTGCGGCTGCGCCACCCCTGCCTGGCTTGTCAATGACCTTAAGGTTGAGGATGATCCTACCTCTCTTGACCTCCCGGGGTTTGACTCTACGATTGAGGATGCGGACGGTCTCAGAGAAGGGGGAGACATGCATGCGGGAAGGGAAGCCACCAGAGTTGGAGAAAGTAGCCGCCATGGGGTCTGAGCGGGGCAGAGGACGCCTGGACATCCTGTGGCAACGGTGAATATCCTTCTTCAGCTTGTGGGTGGCTGCGAGGGAGTTGAGTTTAGGAGAGGGCGCCACGgttgaagaagaggaggacgaagatGGTAAATGAGGTGAGGCAGAAGAGGAGGGAGCTGCTCGGCTGGAAGTGGACACAGAGGAACGCGATGTAGTCTGGTGGGTGCTGGAGGCCCGCCTGCTGGTACCTCTTTTTTGAGCACGTGCCTGaaacaaacaatacatttaAGGAACCATTTTTACAGTGGAGTGAGCTTCGCTTTTGCAGATTAAAGAAACTTCTAGTTTGAAAAATCAGACACCATAATACCCACTTTATTCCCAAAATGAGCCctggaaacatgttttttttggtcatttgtaGGACATGGTTTCTAGGTTTTTTTTAGATGTCCGGGTCCAGATGTCCCAAAATACAGTATTTTGGGACAACAGTGTTATGTCACTTCAACACCTTAAAAATGTACACGTAACACACCAATTTAGGCCAGACCTAACCAGAAAGGTTCAGCAAATAGAGTTATTTACTATTTGTGATTAAAATAACAACCGATTCAACAGAATTCTCCACTGTTGCTCTAGTTGTTGATGCCACTCTAAATCTGTCTCAGATGGGCTGACCTTATTCTTACTTTAACAGCAGAAACCACGAGCAGAACTTTCAACTTTCCCGTTAGGTGCTGTTACCTGAGAAAAGGCGCCTAATTGAGAGGAGTTAGGTTAAATTGTTTCTCAACGGCTTAAATTACATTTCAACTTTCTAAATGAAAAGTAAGAATCTGAAGCTCATATCCATGCAGAtatacaaacactgaaaactacCTTCATGACAAAGTTTTTGGGTTTTGGTCCCCGTTTCTTCGGCCCATGCAATTCCCTTTCCCGTTCCCTAAAAGAAGGAAATAACAGATTAGCAACACACAATACAGAGGACAAACAGgctaaaaaaagaacaagacaaCATGAGCAAATatgaaacaaatcaaaagaTGAGACAGATGAAAGTTGTGGGTGTGTGAAAGTAGAGCAGTCAGGCACAGAGAGCATCTGAAGCCATGTTTGAAGACAGCCGGTTTCTTTGTCTTCACGTGTCCATTTTAGTTTCCACTTGGTGTGTCATTTTAGTTTTGCCTGTTTTATGGTGGCCATTTTAGCTTCCTGTCAACTTTTAGTTTACTGTTAACATCTACTCTCAGCACAGCAGTGCAAGTGGCTTGGCAGCAGACATTAAGGACTCAGATGGACTTTTTAcaatcagagaggaggaggaggaacgtAAAGACtaacagcaaaaacaagcacTTACAGTAAGATACATAAGCGTTAACTTAAAGTAGGGACATACAACAATGAGGAAATAAAgactaaaaactgaaatgaacaaaacagacagcCTCATAATATTAAATGTTAAGGGCTAGGATTGAAGCCTAGCAGACAGTGACAAACTGTAAGTACACACAATAATGTGCAAAATGAGACTTAGATTTTGCACATGATGTGTGTACTCTCATTGTGTACCGGCTTTACTCACTTTTGCTCAAAGCCCAGTATCAGCCTGTCATCCAGAATATTCTCCTCTGGCTCCCAAGTGCTGTGTCTGAACAAGGACGGAGAGccatgaacaaaacacacaacaaaggaaACATTTTACCACAAAAGAATTTTGCACCAAACTGGACATAAtccacattttcagtttaatgtgAAGCGCAGCCACACAGACAAATGCCTCCCTTTAAAGAGACTGAGGCTTGAGACTTGTGATATTTACGTTAAAGCCATCATTAAGAGTAACACTTACTTCATTGCCCATCCTTTCCATTTTACCAGGTATTCAATTCTTCCCTGCAAGAAAATGACAGATGGTGGATTAGCAAAAACAGCTCATATATggcaacagggagagagagagagatttgaaaGAAATCCCTTAAATCTGGAATTCACTGGCACCAGCATCTTTTTCAGTCTTTAGTCTTACATGAATCTACATTTAGGAGTTGCTGTGGGTATTTGTTGTGTCCTTTCCACATAACAGAGTAAAGCTTTGTGTGCCTCCTTTTCAGCATAAcaccttttcattcatttaaggGGGCACTGTGTAAGAATTGCTAACTGTTGAATTCATACTACCAGAAATTCAGGGTGTCCACCCTTGTCATAACAAAGAAGGAAATGCACTTTGGTTAGCACACTAATTTTCAGTAGATATCTTTGCAAAACAATAGGTAGGTATATTTCAATTAAGAAAAATCCCCTGATGTGATTGGGAATTTCATCACATTTGATTGGGAATGCTTCACAGCTATAATGTGGATGTGAACTCATCCTGGCTCTCACAGATATAATCCCATTCCTACTCAAGAAAGGCATGTAGACTTtcaccaacttttttttttccacacagaggTAACTTGAACTGCATAGTAAACGTAACATATATTCACTTCCAAAAAAGGATGAGTCACTCTTAACAACATTTGTATGAAGTGCTTAGATTAAACCCAAATATGGTAGTCCTGTTTTTGTACGACTTGTTGGATTACATACATCTCAACAAGAAGGGGTGCAACTCTGGAATTCTAGCAGGCAATCCAGAAGTAACTGGAGGCCTGGTGGGCCCGTTGGTTAACCGTGTATACCAGTCACTTAAGATGGTATCCTACCATCATTTATAGGGTCTTTTCCAGTATAGAGGCCAGTAGCAGGCTGATAAAACAAGGAGATCCATCAGCTGTGCTTGATAAGACTCCTTCCTCTTTAACAGTACATGAGTGCAAGCACTATGTTTTGGGAACCACTTTTCACAGCCTACAGAAGAAGGCACCAGTCTCAAACAGTCTTCAACGTGGGTGCAACATGCACCTCTTCCACAGGCTGTAAAATGAAGATTGTGACCGTATAGCTTTAGCTACCATTAGCTGGCAGAGAAGTCAGGCCCCTCCATTTCAAAGCACAGCCCACATCCCATCGGCTGGACTGCCTTGTTCTTTTTCGGCTAGCCCCGTCTTTGTGTCGCTGTTTTTATTGCCCTGCTAATGCCTGAATATACGAGCCATGACTGGTCGCCTTGCTAGTTAGCTTCTAGCTAGTTGTGAGTAGCAAAGTAAATGCATCCGCCAGCCACAAGGCCTCTATAGCATTGCATAGGCGCAAGAAGACAGCCCCGAGCCTATGGACTGGAGCAGTGCCGCGCCGTGCCGTGCTGACCGCGGCCAACATCTGCAGGCAGTCAAAAGACGCGGGACGGCGGCGGCGTGTCTCACCTTACGAACGCGGCGTTTCAGTATGGCTTCCGCGGCGAAAATACGATCCCCCGCCGCCGAGAGCTCCATCTTTCATGCCCGAACTAAGCTACCTGTCTCCGTTTGCCTCTCTCCAGACGACAAGCTCTGCTGTCTGCTCGGGCCGACCACAGCCAAACTGTGTGAGAGgcggcagacacacacacacactctctctctctttctcacacacacacactctctctcactcagtcactcacacacactccactacAGCGGCAGCGGCGCGGCCAGCCTGCTTTCTGTCACGTGGCCGGGGTCAGCCCCTCTGGTCGTCCTGGCAACGATCAAGACACTCACGAGGATGCAAAGACCCGCGCGCTGTTTTGAGCTCTCATCGCTGTGTAATGACAGGCGGCGCCATGATAACTCCTCCCTAAACACATGGAAATGTACTCAGCTTACAGAATAATTAAGAATAGACAAGTGTAAACTGCACGTTTCTAATTCCCAACTTTGATTTGATGAGCCGTAgccatgattttaaaaataccgaccccccccccaacacacacacacgcacacactcgcgcacacgcacacacacacacaatggttGATGATTTATAATTAGACCAATAACTAAACCTGCAAAGTCTTTCTCGACATTATGTGTGGTTACTTTCATGTGTTTAGATAAGCATGGTAGATCTCTGAAAAATGATCTCATATTATTGTTTATTCAATAGGCCTATCTATGTTTTAACCAACCTCAAATAAACACCTCCAGCatccttttcacttttcagtctCTATTACATCTCTCTACATTTGGGAGTTTCTGGGTGTTTGTTGTGTTACCCAGTGGGTAATCCCGCCTTGCACCCAACCCtgaaaattatgaaaatgtttcagttattttagtAAATTTGATTTTATGTTCTCACTTAAGTGCCtgtaaattgtatttatttgtttactttgtctTATTacattttagttcatttttagcaacatttttgtttgactTAAAATTTAAGTCCTGTACACATGCCTTGTTGTTGAAAGGTGCCACACAAATAAACTTGCCTTACAATTTgcctatttatttttattgtattatagTGCAAAGCATATGATTGCCTTATCAATTATGATGCAGTGTTGGGCCTATATGGAGCATACTGCCCAACAATAAAAGTAACTTTGACTCAGCAGCGTTGATGCACCCATGACAAAACTGCTATAATATTATCACATCATTCAGAGCTTTAAAAGAGGCCATCTGACTCACAAGTAGCTTTAgttttttaatttgatatttACAAACAactttttgtattaaaaaaaatggagaatgGATCATTTTCACATTGTGGTATTTCTACTTTTAGATAAGGAACTGAATCTAAACAGAATTTGTGTGTTACAAACATGTGCTGTATAACTGAAAACTGTGATGCTTATCATTAACCTGTTTAGGTGGATTGAGGATTATTTTAATGTAGTAGGGCTGTTCGCTGTTTTGAAGTCACATTTCTTTTTGGAAGATTCAAAATTGCCCCAACTGATGTagtttctctttgtgttgtCTTGTTCCAGTAATTGATATTTGTTCTAATTTCATTTCTCAAATTTACTTTACTTTCTCAGTTTCATTTCTTCTCCAGTTGATCAACTGACTGAAATTTAATggtttatttatatactgtTGTATAATTAGACAATGGTGTAGCCCAAAAATCTGGGCCCCATACATATGCATCCTCAGTGAGGCCCCTTCCCCTATTTAATACATTCATTCTAACACCTGTGCAAATAACTGAATCAGTAACCAAACAAAtacatctgttgtgtttgttaggGTAATCAGTAATAAAGTGCTTTAAACTCAGTATATTTGAACTTCTTTTCTCAACATACTGTAATTACCGTGTGAAACTTTCACTGTGATgatttacaaatatttttataCAAGTCATTTTTAGGCATTTATTTTAACCTCACAATAAGACATAAGTCGAAAGCCACCTAACTCTGACCCCTACATGGAGAGAGGATAACAGTATTATTGTATTTCATTGTAAAAGGCAACCAAATATGACTTCAGTGAAACAATTTTTTATTTGCAGAAGTAACGTGAATTAGtttctaaaaagtgcagcatagAAGAAGCAAGATAAAACTTTACAAACTAAAAAGGCACAGTCCATAAATGTACAAAACAGGCATCACTAGTGtataaactgaaaacataagACTAGAACCTGCTACCACTCTCAAGCTGATTGACTGGTCTGAATACAGAAGGAACTGTTAAACAATAACTCAGTTTAAACCATTCCAGGCAAACCATTCAGATACTGTGGAAGATAAAAACTATTTGTTTTATGAAAGTTATTACTTGAGAAACATGGTACTTTTAATTTACAAGCTCAGCTGGTAGAATATAGAAGTAGAATATGCTGATGCATACAGTTTTATTAATGATGTTTTTCCCCTCACCGCTACACCCTTGGGACGAGGTGCACTTCTCTAGCTTCTTTAAATTGTAATAAGGGTCATTGCTTGGTTTGTGAAAGTTAGGATATAGCTGTTTGCCCCAGAGTGAAAAAAATAGCTTGGGCAGTGGTGCTACACACAACTGCAATAAACTTAAATTTAATAAGTAGCCgacaaaacagcacagtgatACACCAAAGCCACAAtaataaattaacaaaaaaaaaaaaaaaaaaaagatatgcaACATGTTGCGAGACAGAACATATATAGATAAATAGGACTATAACCACAAAAACCATAAAATGCATAGAACTAGAAACGTCTCTGCTTTGCTGGTGGGACTTTCCCATGTGAAGAAAACCCCAGCATCTTCTATGTAACATGCCACCGCCCCCCTTTGACATGACAGTCAGCGCCCTTGAGCTCTGATTGGAGGAGCTGACGTCAATCACGATTTGCAGCACGTTTGGTTGCAGTGACGCGGTTGTTGATGTCGGTGTCAGAAGTCAGCCAGCTCGGAGGACGGTTTAGCAGGTAGGCATGGACAGGCATGAGCAGGCTGTTTTTATACAACCTAATGCGATTAGCTGCACTTGACAGGTAGCAAACTGTAGTATAGATGCTGCGAATGGTTTGGGGATTTCTATACTAAAAAACTTGAGCTACGGGGGTGGTTCGCTGACTGTGTGCAGGCTTTTAGCGCCGGTATCTTGACAAATTGATTCTGGATAACTAGAAACTCGTGAGCAGAATGAATGGAGCCTGTTGTTCACCATTTAAATGAAGACCAGCCTCATCCATAGCCAGTTTTCAGAGTTACTAAATGCCTTGGAGAGTTGACAGCTAACCTGACTTAGCAACTTATATGTTAGCCTAGCCGGTAATAAGGATAGTATATTTAGCTTAACCTCACAGGAAATTGTTTCTCATAGTGCGGTTCGTTACTCCAGTTATCTAACCTAAAAACTGGCGATTTAGCAGCCATAGTATGTAATATCGGGGAAGTTACACCTGTTGCTATTCTTGAGCGGTTACATCCTGCCCTGGggataaaataaatcattcataaGTGTTGACAACAATCCTACAGTAGACCTGTGGTAGAGCAAACCGAGCTGCCAAAGAGGGCAGagctaaaaatattttcatgtgcTGCCAAAACCTGTTTTCTGTTATCAGTTAGAGTTCATAGAAACTGTGCTGTGGATTGTGTCATTCCTCCCTAAGCTCCCTTGTTTTCTCGCAGGTGACAATGTCCTTCTTTAGCCGGCTGTTGGACACTGTCTCCTCTGTGTCAACCCTCTTCACCAACCCATACCGGGTCCGGGATGTGCCGCTCTCTGAGTatggaggaggaggcaaagTCTTGTTGAAGGAGGAGGGACGCATGGTCCTGTACAGAAACACCCAGTGCCAGTCATGGGACTGTCTGCTTATGTGTCCTGAGACGCCGACTGTGGTTCTGAGGTCAGTATTGATCACATACATCACAGAGTGGGACAGTGGTGTTATATGGGTCATTTGCTGCGTCACTGAACTAGGTGTAAATGTTCAGATGTTAGCTGAAATGATCACAAGTGTGTTTTTAAGATGCATGTATTTGGTTGTCTGTGATGTTATGACAttatttgtttcctgtttttagtCCATAACATATCATTGATTTAGATTTGACCACTATTGACCAACACTATCACTCTACAAGGGAGCGTAACTAAATCAAAGTCCTTTACCTCGAATGAATCAGTGTAATCAGTCATTCAGCCATAGATCTGAAAAGCTAGCTTAAGTAACAAAGCTGTTAtgcttttacagtttttacggtcagaaaacaacaaaatatgcaATTTCTTGGGAGGTTGCCAAACTTTTGCATACAACTGCAATGTTGTCTACAATATTCTTACTTATCTTATCCTTTGGCAGCCATTTGACATTGTAACCACTGTACTCTGAACCAGGCTGTTTCAGGTGGCATCAGAGGAAGATGCCATGAACTGGTTTCCTCAGTTTGCCCTCAAGCTACGCCCGTTCTATGAGACACTTTCTCTGAAAGCTGAAACCACCCAGCCAATTGTTGACTGCATTCGCAACCACCCGGACTGGAGCTCTGCCCACATTGCTGTGGAGACAGGCCTGAGAGAGTGTCTCAAACATAACTATGTCCAGAGGTAAGACAGGATGTGTTGATCTTTATTCATGTGGCTTTGGTATGGTTGTGACGAGGACagcaactaataattattttcaataTCAATTAATCTTCCAATTAACTGTCTAATCTATGAACAGTCAGAAAAATTATGTCTACATATCTCTCGTCCTAACagtccaaaaacaaaagacattcaCTTTACagtaatataaaacagagaaaatatgtcCTCCATGTTTGAGAGAGGACAACCAGTGAATTATAATAATGAATTGTTTCAGCACAGGCTCTTGCTCAGGGAAAGTTTGCCAGTGGATAAGTGCATCAATAAACAGTGGAAAGAAGAGAGGATTAGCCTCTAATGCTTTTCTACAGAAGCATTAATTGTGAGACAGTCAGTATGAGAGTTCCAGCTAAATGCAAACAATGCAACAAACACGACTGACTACTTCTAATTGCTTGATGTTAACAGAGCTTTAAAACCCGTGTGGTTATTTTGAAGGTTCTAGCCCATTAGCTACAAAGGACATTACTCCTTCCATTTTCCAAATAATTTCACTTTTGGATTGATTTGTTCTTTCCCACCCATCacaatataaacatttaatagcTACATTTATTgtcaaaattaaacaaaaagcaTCAGACACTGATTCTAAAATTCACAGTACTTATAAGTAGTGTTGTTGGGAAATTTAATCAGAAAGATTATGAGTAACATGAGCATCATGAAAGCGAAATTCAAAGCAAAGTTCGATCTTATCTTGCATTTCAAAGCTTGCAGTTTTGCTTACAAGTTTAAGAACCAGGATGCTGGACTTAAATGCACAAACAAGAAAGAACTTGGCCAAAAATTCAAAAGGCTTTCAGGCTGGGTTTCACACAGTACTGATATGATTAGAAAAAGATGGCTGCTTGACAGGAAGGAAATTATTTTAACATCTGCTTTATACTTAAAtgctaaataaattaaatgcCTTAAGCTTGCAAAACTACCAGTATGATcctacaatacacacagctgcactttaaagttttaaatCCTCACAAAATAAAGGTGAAGAATCAGTAATCCATGCCACTCTGAAATCGAGCTgtcatctttctgtctccagtCAGATCAACACTCGGGATGCATCTGGTCAGACGCCGCTGCATCTAGCATGTGAGCGTGGCGACGCGGTGTGTGTGAAGGAACTGCTGGAGGAAAGCCAGGCTCGCACTGACATCAAAGACCGCAACGGAGAGACGCCCATGCACTGCGCCGCCAAGCAGGACTCTCTTGCCATCATCCAGGTGAGCGCAAGTGAAGTCTCAGTTTAATGTGTAAAGGTTGTCCTGTAACTCTTTTACCTGTTCAGCAGGTTTAATGTTTCACTGAAATCAGGTTTGGTGGAAAACAATGAATCagtctccatccatccatcaaacTTAAAGCGGCACTTTTTGGAATGATTTTACCACCATGTTTCATTGGTTTTAAAATTCAGCTGATTGACGGGTGTTTTAAGAAATTATTAACCAGTCACATCCTCTAAAGTGCATATTAGCATGATTTTCCCTCCTTCCACCATGCTCTCTTCATACAGGTCCTGTGCTCGCGGCTGTGCACGGGGGTTGATGAGCTGAACAGCAGCGGGGAAACCCCACTCCACGTGGCCTGCCGCTTGGGACGTGTCGAGGCTGTCAAAGCTCTGTTGGATGGTGGGGCCAAGTGTGATGTTCCTGGCAGCATTGGCTACCCCATCCACAGTGCCATGAAGTACAGCGAGAAGGGGTGAGTAGGGTAAAGTGAGGATGAAGATTTACAACGTAGTGGTcttctctcttctgctgtctgTGGTTTAACGGCTGATAATGTTGAAGCATTTCAGATTAATGTGTCTTAAACCTCATGCGCTGTCCAGCATGAATTACTTAAATTTTTCTGTATAGCATCCCTGGAACTGGAAGGGTGTGCATATTTTCCTCAATGACACTAAAGAGCTTATGGTGTTGAAGTAACACTTTCCCCGGTTACCCTGCTGAGCTGCCTTTATTATAAATAGCCCTGGACATGCAATATGCCTTCAGTATGTATCTCGTATTGGGAAATAATGTTGGGTAGGGAAGCTGTAGAGGTTGTTAAAACGTTGTTTTCCCCAGAGTAAGGACAGTGCTTTTAAGGAATGAAAGGCTTTGtgcaaaactgaaacaaactttAGAGCCTTTTAAAAGGGTAACAAAAATTGTCGgtgtaaaagataaaaacagggGGGACTCTGTGCAATATGTTTTAGAGATAATACATAGTAAATTTCCCTCTTTAAATCTGTGTTTGCCCGTCAGCTGTGTGGACGAGATCCTCAAAGCAGACCCAGGCCAGCTCCACGCTGAGGACTCCATATACGGAGGGACGCCGCTCCACTGGTCCAAAACTGCTGAGGTGAAAAATATTACTTTATCCATAATGAGCTGTTCAAATGACACATTTGCATTCTAGTGGTATGCACCCAGAGGAGCGAACATGTTGAAGCTTTGATGAAATTTTGATGGATGTTTGACTGTTGATGACCTCTGTGAGCAAACATTTGGAGATTGAGCAACACAGAGAAACCTTTAATCCTTCTCAAATTTGTGGCACAGCTCTCTGCCAGTGATGATTGCATGTAACTGGTGTTGCTCCGGGAGCCCTAGTCTCTCAAACCAAGACATCAGTGTTTGGAATTGGAAATGTGTCAAGAGGAGTTTATAAAGACTAAATTAAtgtttgctgtttaaaaaaaaaaaaaaaaagaaaatcttggTCTCTCTGTTTCAGATGTGTCGTATTCTACTGGAGCATGGCTGTGAAGTGAACTACCTCAGTAAGACTGGGGAGAGCGCCCTCCACATATTAACCAAGAAGGGTCGCTTTGAGGCAGCCATGGTCTTGCTCACCCATGGAGCAAACGCCAACCTGAAGGGCCAGGATGGGAACACAGCCCTTCACCTCGCAATGAAGGTGTGTGTATAAGATAAATGTCTCAATTTTCAGGTGAAAACTATGATCTCCTACTGATAATCAAAATGTTCATGACATGGTTAAGAAATGTCCAGGACTGATTTTGCAAGTGGTTGCAACGCGGTATTAGCAAcagggaaaaaacacaaaaagattaCAGTTTTAAAATGCCAGGGACTTTGGAAATCAGGTTGcatcacacatacatacataactTTTACAGATCTGGTTCTctgcagtgacaaacacactcacactacaAGATATTCTCTCTCACTTCGCCATAGAAAAGCTAAATTACAACACTCTTTCAATGTATTAAACTTCACAGACTGATGTTATCTTAAAGAATATTTTTGTCATACTGCTGTGGAAATGCATActtgttttgaaaaaaatattcgGTTATATTACATCATTTGTGTGACACTGTGCTCATCAGATGGACCACATGGAGCTGATCAAAGCTCTGATTGTGTTCGGTGCTGATGTGGAGATCCACAATGACCTGGGAGAAACTCCTGGACTGATCGCTGCACGCACCAGCAAAGGTAATGAGACAGAGGTACTCTGGGGGGGAAGAGATGAGAGGTACTGTGGCAACGAGGGTGTACAGAGGTTAAattaggaaaataaaagcctctgAGTTTGGATAGTGGAATGCAGTGATAAATTTGTAGAACCTGAGCCTCATCTAACAAGCCTGTGTGATCTAGTTTGAAGTCATGTAGTCTAATTTAAAAGCATATGTTCTGCTGTAGATGATAAAGCCTTTGCATGAAAATGACTGGGTATGTAGTGAGTgatttttgagaaaaaaatctaCCCATAATGTTGTTTTACAGCTCCTGCAACTAATAAATTTTTTTGTGAGTggttaaatgataaaaaaaagctttcagcatgtctttttttaaatgtgcagtAAACAGAATTTAGCTGCCATGTGGTGTAAGATGAGACTATTAATTCCCAGAGAGTGATTCTCACATGCAAAATTCACATTACATTTGACAGCAAACAGTCTAAAGAGGTAGGCAGCAGATAAAGAACTATATAAGAAACAAACTCACTTGCTGGGCCCTAAATTATGCTGAAGAGCAAAAATGTATCTgctgtaatttaaatttttctCTGCTACTCACATGTTCACCTTCTCAGCAGTAGAGGGCAATGCAAGCGAACTGCTTTTGAAAATATCTCAGTTACCAAGGCTCAAAATCTTAGACCTTCATCATTATAGCATCAACACTTCAGAAACTGAGTTTTCACATTGTCAGTGATTAAAAGTGATTAATTTCAGAGTAATTTCAAAGTTAACTGTATCGACTGTCACGTGGTGAGAAAACGACCATTGTTACTCCTGAGTTTGATTATTGTTTCTAAGGTAATTGTCTGAGCACATTTGTCGTTTGCACATAGAGATGATTGCGTACGAAAGCACCCACTTGATTCTCTGAAGCAGAAATGGTGGTAAATCGAATTTGCTGATAGTTATTGATTTTGAAAATGCATGATGATTGCTAACATCCTGCTCATGttcttgctgtctttctcttcctctctctctctctctctctctctctgttaactatcaatctctctctctctctgctttttgtggtgtgtgcatgtctaACATATTGACTTGCTTgcgggtgtgtgtttgtgttaacatGAAAGGTTCTAATAGAAAGATACTGCTGGACATGCTGTGTAGTGTAGGGGTCCAGcgttgtctccctccctcccccggCAGTCCTCCCCCCATCTCCTACAAGGCCAAGCCTCACAGCATAGGTAACACCACCATC is a window of Toxotes jaculatrix isolate fToxJac2 chromosome 4, fToxJac2.pri, whole genome shotgun sequence DNA encoding:
- the pla2g6 gene encoding 85/88 kDa calcium-independent phospholipase A2 isoform X1; the protein is MSFFSRLLDTVSSVSTLFTNPYRVRDVPLSEYGGGGKVLLKEEGRMVLYRNTQCQSWDCLLMCPETPTVVLRLFQVASEEDAMNWFPQFALKLRPFYETLSLKAETTQPIVDCIRNHPDWSSAHIAVETGLRECLKHNYVQSQINTRDASGQTPLHLACERGDAVCVKELLEESQARTDIKDRNGETPMHCAAKQDSLAIIQVLCSRLCTGVDELNSSGETPLHVACRLGRVEAVKALLDGGAKCDVPGSIGYPIHSAMKYSEKGCVDEILKADPGQLHAEDSIYGGTPLHWSKTAEMCRILLEHGCEVNYLSKTGESALHILTKKGRFEAAMVLLTHGANANLKGQDGNTALHLAMKMDHMELIKALIVFGADVEIHNDLGETPGLIAARTSKGSNRKILLDMLCSVGVQRCLPPSPGSPPPISYKAKPHSIGFEDIMYVGAAIGAMSKGTSEVDGPKMEKKMDRLLCLDGGGIKGLVLIQMLIALEKAAGRPTRELFDWVAGTSTGGILALAIIHGKSMEYLRCLYFRMKEQVFKGSRPYESAPLEDFLKKEFGENTKMTDVRYPRVMVTSVLADRHPGELHIFRNYNPPSVNREPPYATTATFQPLTIPQGWEDEDVLIVGYTEEPPRKRRKVTDEEQLVWRAARSSGAAPTYFRPMGRFLDGGLLANNPTLDAMSEIHQYNKALKAEGHGEEIKKLGIVVSLGTGKPPQVVVSSVDVFRPSNPLELAKSFVGAKELGKMLVDCCTDSDGCAVDRARAWCEMTDTIYHRLSPQLSQEVMLDEVSDAVLVDMLWETQMYLYEKREILQSLANVLLGN
- the pla2g6 gene encoding 85/88 kDa calcium-independent phospholipase A2 isoform X2, with the protein product MSFFSRLLDTVSSVSTLFTNPYRVRDVPLSEYGGGGKVLLKEEGRMVLYRNTQCQSWDCLLMCPETPTVVLRLFQVASEEDAMNWFPQFALKLRPFYETLSLKAETTQPIVDCIRNHPDWSSAHIAVETGLRECLKHNYVQSQINTRDASGQTPLHLACERGDAVCVKELLEESQARTDIKDRNGETPMHCAAKQDSLAIIQVLCSRLCTGVDELNSSGETPLHVACRLGRVEAVKALLDGGAKCDVPGSIGYPIHSAMKYSEKGCVDEILKADPGQLHAEDSIYGGTPLHWSKTAEMCRILLEHGCEVNYLSKTGESALHILTKKGRFEAAMVLLTHGANANLKGQDGNTALHLAMKMDHMELIKALIVFGADVEIHNDLGETPGLIAARTSKGSNRKILLDMLCSVGVQRCLPPSPGSPPPISYKAKPHSIGFEDIMYVGAAIGAMSKGTSEVDGPKMEKKMDRLLCLDGGGIKGLVLIQMLIALEKAAGRPTRELFDWVAGTSTGGILALAIIHGKSMEYLRCLYFRMKEQVFKGSRPYESAPLEDFLKKEFGENTKMTDVRYPRVMVTSVLADRHPGELHIFRNYNPPSVNREPPYATTATFQPLTIPQEQLVWRAARSSGAAPTYFRPMGRFLDGGLLANNPTLDAMSEIHQYNKALKAEGHGEEIKKLGIVVSLGTGKPPQVVVSSVDVFRPSNPLELAKSFVGAKELGKMLVDCCTDSDGCAVDRARAWCEMTDTIYHRLSPQLSQEVMLDEVSDAVLVDMLWETQMYLYEKREILQSLANVLLGN
- the pla2g6 gene encoding 85/88 kDa calcium-independent phospholipase A2 isoform X4 — translated: MSFFSRLLDTVSSVSTLFTNPYRVRDVPLSEYGGGGKVLLKEEGRMVLYRNTQCQSWDCLLMCPETPTVVLRLFQVASEEDAMNWFPQFALKLRPFYETLSLKAETTQPIVDCIRNHPDWSSAHIAVETGLRECLKHNYVQSQINTRDASGQTPLHLACERGDAVCVKELLEESQARTDIKDRNGETPMHCAAKQDSLAIIQVLCSRLCTGVDELNSSGETPLHVACRLGRVEAVKALLDGGAKCDVPGSIGYPIHSAMKYSEKGCVDEILKADPGQLHAEDSIYGGTPLHWSKTAEMCRILLEHGCEVNYLSKTGESALHILTKKGRFEAAMVLLTHGANANLKGQDGNTALHLAMKMDHMELIKALIVFGADVEIHNDLGETPGLIAARTSKGSNRKILLDMLCSVGVQRCLPPSPGSPPPISYKAKPHSIGFEDIMYVGAAIGAMSKGTSEVDGPKMEKKMDRLLCLDGGGIKGLVLIQMLIALEKAAGRPTRELFDWVAGTSTGGILALAIIHGKSMEYLRCLYFRMKEQVFKGSRPYESAPLEDFLKKEFGENTKMTDVRYPRVMVTSVLADRHPGELHIFRNYNPPSVNREPPYATTATFQPLTIPQGWEDEDVLIVGYTEEPPRKRRKVTDEGVWTHARVSE